The genomic window ACATGTGATCTTATGTTTAACTATGTTGCTCGAAAGAGTTAAAGACATATGTTAAAGTACTTGCATTGTTATGTAATTTGATAGTTTGCTCCTTTGAATTCATCACTGAGATGAGTTGTGACTGTAGGTCTTCAAAATGGCCAAAGCACTACAACGGTTTGGCATGAAAAGAGCATTAGTTGTGCACTCAGAGGGTTTAGATGAAATGAGTCCCCTTGGTAAGCTTCATTTTATTACTCCTTTACCTCGGCTCAATCATCGGCTCATGTCGTCTTTGCTTGCTGTTCCTTATATCTAAATCATTACAATCTCACAACATATATCCATCCATACAGGGCCAGGGCGAGTCCTTGATGTCACTCCAGAAAAAATTGAGAAGTTCTCATTTGATCCATGTAAGATCTTGTTTGTATTTCATGATGTTTTCTTCCTTCCTTTATTGAGACCATAGATGTATTTTATTGAATGATACACAAGATTTTGAAACTGCTGTATTTATATACTGATCAAGTTGTGCTAAGAAAATACAATGTTTGGACAGTGGAATTTGGCATTCCTCGTTGTACTCTAGATGACCTGCGAGGTGGTGGCAAGAACTACAATGCGGATGTGTTGAAGCGTATTCTTTCGGGGGAGAGTGGGCCCATTGCAGAGGCACTTGTAAATAacttcttttccttcttttgtCTATGTGCCTATACGTGTACTTTTTTGCATGCCtatcattatttttcttttaatataaaataatggcATTCCGTAAACGCTGAGACGATATTCTGATACAAAAGCAAAATCTTCATTGTTCAGATCCTTAATGCAGCAGCAGCTCTCCTAGTGAGTGGTCATGTGAAATCACTTTCTGAAGGGGTAGCATTGGCTCGTGAGACACAATCATCAGGAAAAGCTCTAAATACGCTTAATTCATGGATAGATATCTCCAATGTAAGTGAAACCACTTTAACTTTCCTCCATAGTGCTTTACTTTTTGGGCTTGCAACTACGCCtcatcttctcttcttcttcaatGCAGAAAGTGAATGAAAAAACTACAGTACAGTAAAAGCTTTGGAAACTTTGGGTCCACATTCATCACAAATCTCAGACTTTAAAAGGAACTTTATGGGATCACCATGTAACAGTGGAACATTTGAATATACCAGATAAAGAAATTTGGTTGCAAGGCTTTGGGCTTATATCCTGTTTTATTGCTTTGCTAGATTGTTCTCAAGTTTTCTTTTCATGAAATATACTTGAAacaatttctttttaagtgtggaataataataaattacccAAATTAACAATCTGCAAGTACCAAATTGTTGCATATCATTATTGAAGCAGTTTTAAGTAGAAACATTATGTATTGAAAAGGGATATGAAGTCTGGTATGGTTCCACTGCAAAGAAAATTGCTTTGCTATTTATTGTGTGCAGAAAGGTTTGGTGTCAGGCATTGAGATCGACAGTCATGGCACCAGCATCTGAGAGGAGGTTCAGAAGCTGACCTGCTTGATACTTGGCAATAACAGCTGCAACAAATAAAAgagtaatattaatattataacccaaaataaaaacaattgcaATTTACTTTTTTCAGGATTATGAGTTAACTAGAAACCATGACATGAACCAACAAGCAAAGCAAGGCAAAGTTGGGCTTACAATCACAGCCACCAATATGTGTTCCTGCAATGAACACATTAGGTACTGTCCTCTGCCCAGTCCACTCTGCCAGAGCTGCTTGCATTTCACCACCATCaccttccaaaaaaaaaaaaaagatttttacaACAACAGCAGtagttaaaaatataattgtttaAGAGATAGTTGGCTTACTTTCTTGATCCAATTCAATGGCCTTGTAAGAAGCTTTTAACTGAGCAAACAGCTGCTTAACCCTATTACAATACCCACAATAGGTTTTACTGCAACAGAAGC from Gossypium hirsutum isolate 1008001.06 chromosome D12, Gossypium_hirsutum_v2.1, whole genome shotgun sequence includes these protein-coding regions:
- the LOC107939805 gene encoding glutaredoxin; amino-acid sequence: MGSLLSSNRLSQEDTQMALDKVKHIVSSTPVVVFSKTYCGYCNRVKQLFAQLKASYKAIELDQESDGGEMQAALAEWTGQRTVPNVFIAGTHIGGCDSVIAKYQAGQLLNLLSDAGAMTVDLNA